The genomic region CCGCGACCGACCTGGTGATCCCGTTCGCGACGGCCCCCGGGGAATACGTTCTCGAAAAAGTGCCGCTGGCCCGGTTGCGCAGCGAGCTGCCGGGCATCCGCGCCGAGATCAGGGAGCGAGTCGTCAGCCGCGAATCCGGCGGCCAGGGGGATTCCGAACTGTTCGCCCGGATCGCGCGCGGAGAGAGCCGCGAAGCGGTGGCCGAGCTCGAGGCCCGCATCGCCCGGTCCCCTTGGGATCTCCCGACGCTGTCGCTCCTGGCGACCGCCTATCGCCAGGAAGGAAACCTGTCCGCCGCGATCGACACCATCAAGGAAGTGCTCGCGCGCAACCCGTCCGACATCCATGCCCAGCGGCTGGCGCGGGAGATCGAGGGGGCGATCGGAACCGCTTCCCCCTCCGACGCCGACATCGAGTCGTCGGCCGGGGTGCTCGAGCGGACGCTGATACTCGACGAAGGCGCATTCGAGCTGCGACCGGCCGACGCCCACGAGCCGGCGGCACCGTCCCTCGAGCCGGTCCCGCCCATGATCGATGTGGTACCGGATGATCCCGTCCGGTACGAAGACGTGGAGATCGAAGACGTCGTCGAACCGGCTGCAACCGAGCCGCCAGCCGTACTCACGGTGACGATGGCCAACCTTTACTGGGAGCAGGGCGATCGCAAAACGGCGCTCGGCATCGTCGATGGAATCCTCGACGCCGATCCCGACGACGAGCGCGCACTCGCCTGGAAGGCGGCGCACAGGGACGCCCCGGATCGAACCGGGGAGCAAAGCGCCTTGGTTGCATTTCTCGAACGGATCACGAAGGAGTATGGGCATGGCATTCCGCGAGATCATTGAACAGATGCACCGGTTCGATCCGTCCATCAGAGGCGGAGCGCTGGCCGGGACCGACGGCCTCACCGTCGAGGAATGGTGCGCCGAGGACGGGGCGGTAGACCTCCCGGCTCTTTGCGCGGAAATGGGGCAGTTCTTCAAGGAAAGCGGCCGGATCGCGCGCGAAAACGGGATGGGCGAGACCGAGGAACTCACGCTGGCAACCTCCGGCGGCCTGCTCTTCCTCTACAAGGTGACGGAGGAATACTTCTTCCTGGTCGTGACCGAATCGGGTGCCATTCCAGGCAAGTGGCGCTTCCTGTTGCGGCAGGGGGCACGCAGGGCGAGGGAAGCGCTATGACGTCGCCCGCCCCGTTCCGCATCCTGTTCGTCGACGGACCGAATCTCAATGTGCTTGGGAAGCGGGAGCCGGGCGTCTACGGCAAGAAGTCGCTCGAGGATATCCGAAAGGCGGTGTCCGAAGCGGCCGCCGAGGAAGGCGTCGACCTCGCCTTCTTCCAGTCCAACAGCGAGGGAGACATAGTGACGCGTCTCCAGGAGGCGCGGGAGGATGCCGACGGTCTGGTCATCAATCCCGGTGCGTATACGCACACGAGCATCGCCATCCGGGATGCGCTGCTTTATTCCGGCCTCCCCGCGATCGAAGTGCACCTGAGCAACCCGCACCGCCGGGAGCCGTTCCGGCACGTTTCGACCGTGGCGGACGTCGTCGTCGGCCGTATCGCGGGCTTCGGGGGGTTCGGTTACCTGCTGGCCCTCCAGGCCATCCTGCACCACCTTCGCGGAGAGGGCTAGGGAGATCGCGTTGTTGCCGTACGAATCCCGAATCCGCCGCCTGCTGGCCGACATGGCGCGCAGGCGGGAGGATGCTTTCCTCTGCGCCCGGATGTCCAATATCCGCTACCTGACCGGGTTCACCGGAAGCGATGCCGTCCTGGCGGCATCGCCCGGCGGCGTCTTCCTCATTACCGACGGGAGATACACCGAGCAGGCACGGGCGGAGGTCCAGTCCGCCGAAGTCGTCATCGCAGACCGGAAGTGGCGGGAGGCCGCCCGCCGGATCCGGCGGATGCGTCCTGCCCGGGTCGGCTTCGAGTCACGCTGGCTTTCGGTCGAGCAATACGCCGCGGTTTCGAAAGGGTGGGCGGAACGGTGGTCGCCTTCTCCCGACCCGGTCGAGGCGCTGCGGATGCGCAAGGACGCCGGGGAGCTGCGCGACATGGAGGCCGCGGCCGTCATCGCCTCCGAGTCCCTCCTTTCCGGCGTGTCCCGGGGCGTTTTCGGCCGGGCGGAAACCGACCTGGCGGCCGACATCGAGTCCGTCATGAAGCGATTGGGGGCCGGAGAGCCCTCCTTCCGGACGATCGTGGCCTCCGGGCCCCGCTCCGCGATGCCGCACGCCGAGCCGATCGACTCCCCGATCGATCCCGCCGGCCCTGTCGTGCTCGACTTCGGGGCCCGATACCGCGGCTACTGCTCCGACGAGACGGTTACGCTGATGCCCCGCAAGCCGTCGCGCACCCTGATGCGCATTTTCGACGCTGTCCGGAAGGCGCAGACGGCCGGGATCGCGGCCGTCCGGCCCGGGGTTCCCTGCCGGGACGTCGATGCCCGGGTGCGGGAATCGCTGGACCGGTCCGGCTATTTGAAGTATTTTGTTCATTCCACGGGACACGGGGTGGGGCTCGACATCCACGAGCGTCCGACGCTCTCGCCGGGGTCGAAGGACCGGCTGGCCGACGGGATGGTGGTCACCGTGGAACCCGGGGTGTATATTCCCGGGGTGGGGGGCGTTCGTCTCGAAGACACCGTGGCCGTGGGGGCGACCTCGTCCTCCCGTGTCACTTTCCTCCCCAAATCCCCCTTGCCGTTGCTTTGAATATCAGGAGGAAATGAATGTATACGACCAGCGACTTCAGAAACGGCCTAAAGATCGAGTTCGAAGGCATCCCGTACGCCATCACCTATTTTCAGCACGTCAAGCCCGGCAAGGGCAGCGCCTTCGTCCGCACCAAGCTGAAGAACATGAAGACCGGCTCCGTCATCGAGCACACGTTCCGTAGCGGCGACAAGGTCGACAAGCCCGACCTCGACAACAAGTCGATGACGTTCATGTACCTGGAAGGCGGGCATTATCACTTCATGGACACGAAGACCTACGAGCAGATCTACCTCGATGCCGAC from Candidatus Deferrimicrobiaceae bacterium harbors:
- the efp gene encoding elongation factor P; amino-acid sequence: MYTTSDFRNGLKIEFEGIPYAITYFQHVKPGKGSAFVRTKLKNMKTGSVIEHTFRSGDKVDKPDLDNKSMTFMYLEGGHYHFMDTKTYEQIYLDADHVGDAGQWLIENLPVDILFYKGEPIGMDLPFFIDYTITESDPGVRGDTVSGASKPAKLESGAVVMVPLFLNPGDRIKVDTRTGTYIERV
- the aroQ gene encoding type II 3-dehydroquinate dehydratase, coding for MTSPAPFRILFVDGPNLNVLGKREPGVYGKKSLEDIRKAVSEAAAEEGVDLAFFQSNSEGDIVTRLQEAREDADGLVINPGAYTHTSIAIRDALLYSGLPAIEVHLSNPHRREPFRHVSTVADVVVGRIAGFGGFGYLLALQAILHHLRGEG
- a CDS encoding Xaa-Pro peptidase family protein, whose protein sequence is MPYESRIRRLLADMARRREDAFLCARMSNIRYLTGFTGSDAVLAASPGGVFLITDGRYTEQARAEVQSAEVVIADRKWREAARRIRRMRPARVGFESRWLSVEQYAAVSKGWAERWSPSPDPVEALRMRKDAGELRDMEAAAVIASESLLSGVSRGVFGRAETDLAADIESVMKRLGAGEPSFRTIVASGPRSAMPHAEPIDSPIDPAGPVVLDFGARYRGYCSDETVTLMPRKPSRTLMRIFDAVRKAQTAGIAAVRPGVPCRDVDARVRESLDRSGYLKYFVHSTGHGVGLDIHERPTLSPGSKDRLADGMVVTVEPGVYIPGVGGVRLEDTVAVGATSSSRVTFLPKSPLPLL